A genomic segment from Cyanobium sp. NIES-981 encodes:
- a CDS encoding cupin domain-containing protein — protein sequence MELHADRTQRVALDTNALAWTPSPLPGVERRMLDRLGGEVARATSIVRYAPGSRFDRHTHGGGEEILVLEGTFSDEQGDHPAGTYLRNPAGSSHAPFSREGCTILVKLHQMHPADPQRLAIDTTQGTWVPGLVSGLTVMPLHAFGSEHVALVRWAPGTVFPPHGHPGGEEILVLEGVFQDDQGSYPAGSWLRNPPGSAHRPWSEAGCTIWVKTGHLPDTLPAVLIC from the coding sequence ATGGAGCTCCACGCCGATCGAACCCAGCGCGTGGCGCTGGACACCAATGCCCTGGCCTGGACCCCTTCACCGCTGCCCGGGGTGGAGCGGCGCATGCTCGACCGTCTCGGTGGGGAGGTGGCCCGCGCCACCTCGATCGTGCGCTACGCCCCAGGCAGCCGCTTCGACCGCCACACCCATGGCGGCGGCGAGGAGATCCTGGTGCTGGAGGGCACCTTCTCCGACGAGCAGGGGGACCATCCGGCCGGCACCTATCTGCGCAACCCGGCCGGCAGCTCCCACGCCCCGTTCAGCAGGGAGGGCTGCACGATCCTGGTGAAGCTGCACCAGATGCACCCCGCCGATCCGCAGCGGCTGGCGATCGACACCACGCAGGGCACCTGGGTGCCGGGGCTGGTGAGCGGCCTGACCGTGATGCCGCTGCACGCCTTCGGCTCGGAGCATGTGGCCCTGGTGCGCTGGGCGCCCGGCACCGTGTTCCCGCCCCACGGCCACCCCGGCGGCGAGGAGATCCTGGTGCTGGAGGGGGTGTTCCAGGATGACCAGGGCAGCTATCCGGCCGGCAGCTGGCTGCGCAATCCGCCCGGCAGTGCCCACCGCCCATGGAGTGAGGCGGGCTGCACCATCTGGGTGAAGACCGGCCACCTGCCCGACACCCTGCCGGCAGTGCTCATTTGCTGA
- a CDS encoding sensor domain-containing diguanylate cyclase codes for MRSTMYPDYPLPADEPDRQRDLERYGVLDSPDDTHFDRLVRLASTVLETPIALISLIDKNRQWFLARHGLDITETPREQAFCAHTITEGEPLVVPDARTDPRFCTNPLVLGEPGIRFYAGAPLASAEGHNLGSLCVIDRQPRRLSAAQVKLLQELADLVVRELELRRQTSLCPLTGLANRMSFLEQGQRELNRALRDGDPMALLLIDIDQFSTINNRWGHQTGDELLRAVAEVCRSQRRPRDLLGRMRDDAFAILMVDTGQDAAMERSEAIRCGIADLQGKLSGDPGLQVSGGLTELTPTDQRIEDLLARAGQALLLAQSSGQPHQIARLVHETRPGAGPGAEPALPSAQSGHGRRGDDPVPASAS; via the coding sequence GTGAGGAGCACGATGTATCCCGACTACCCCCTGCCTGCCGACGAGCCCGACCGGCAACGGGATCTCGAGCGCTACGGGGTGCTCGACAGCCCCGACGACACCCACTTCGATCGGCTGGTGCGCCTGGCCTCCACGGTGCTGGAAACGCCGATCGCCCTGATCTCCCTGATCGACAAGAACCGCCAGTGGTTCCTGGCCCGCCATGGGCTGGACATCACAGAAACGCCGCGCGAGCAGGCGTTCTGCGCCCACACCATCACCGAGGGCGAACCGCTGGTGGTGCCGGATGCGCGCACCGACCCCCGGTTCTGCACCAATCCCCTAGTGCTGGGCGAGCCGGGCATCCGGTTCTATGCCGGCGCTCCGCTGGCCTCCGCCGAAGGGCACAACCTCGGCAGCCTCTGTGTGATCGATCGGCAACCGCGCCGCTTGAGCGCAGCCCAGGTGAAGCTGCTGCAGGAACTGGCCGACCTGGTGGTGCGTGAACTGGAGCTTCGCCGGCAGACCAGTCTCTGTCCGCTCACGGGCCTCGCCAACCGGATGAGTTTTCTGGAGCAGGGACAGCGCGAACTGAACCGGGCCCTTCGCGATGGTGACCCCATGGCCCTGCTGCTGATCGACATCGATCAGTTCAGCACCATCAACAACCGCTGGGGCCACCAGACGGGCGACGAGCTGCTGCGCGCCGTGGCGGAGGTGTGCCGCTCCCAGCGGCGTCCGCGGGATCTGCTCGGCCGCATGCGGGATGACGCCTTCGCGATCCTGATGGTCGACACCGGCCAGGACGCCGCCATGGAGCGCTCCGAAGCGATCCGCTGCGGCATCGCGGATCTGCAGGGGAAGCTCAGCGGCGACCCCGGTCTGCAGGTGAGCGGGGGGCTGACGGAGCTGACCCCCACCGATCAGCGGATCGAGGATCTGCTGGCCCGGGCCGGGCAGGCCCTGCTGCTGGCCCAGAGCAGTGGGCAGCCCCATCAGATTGCCCGGCTCGTGCACGAGACGAGGCCGGGCGCGGGTCCGGGCGCGGAGCCGGCTCTCCCCTCCGCCCAGAGCGGCCACGGGCGGCGGGGCGATGACCCCGTTCCGGCATCAGCCTCCTGA
- a CDS encoding TspO/MBR family protein, producing MTAALLILLTMAAVVAALNPGREDFAVFLRLRRPAWLTFEPLIPFIWMAIYACFYASALLSWNASRSAGLMAGYLGLLVLVQSYTWLICRTRNLANGTAVGFAGWVWGVALAVLVAPHSQPAWLLLIPYLLWSPVGTFVTWRMQRLNR from the coding sequence ATGACCGCTGCCCTGCTGATCCTGCTCACCATGGCCGCCGTGGTGGCCGCCCTCAACCCGGGCCGGGAGGACTTCGCCGTGTTCCTGCGTCTGCGGCGGCCGGCCTGGCTCACCTTCGAGCCGCTGATCCCCTTCATCTGGATGGCGATCTACGCCTGCTTCTACGCCTCGGCCCTGCTGAGCTGGAACGCGAGCCGCAGCGCCGGGCTGATGGCCGGCTATCTGGGTCTGCTGGTGCTGGTGCAGAGCTACACCTGGCTCATCTGCCGCACCCGCAACCTGGCCAACGGCACGGCGGTGGGCTTCGCCGGCTGGGTGTGGGGCGTGGCCCTGGCGGTGCTGGTGGCGCCCCACTCCCAGCCGGCCTGGCTGCTGCTGATTCCCTACCTGCTCTGGAGCCCGGTGGGCACCTTCGTGACCTGGCGGATGCAGCGGCTCAACCGCTGA
- a CDS encoding SulP family inorganic anion transporter — protein MAPKAGRILNHIGRHNIRGDFFGGLTAAVIALPMALAFGVASGAGAAAGLWSAAIIGLVTALFGGTPALISEPTGPMTVVFTAVLASLTTRLDNPAEALAVAFTVVMLSGVFQILYGVFRLGRYITQMPYTVISGFMSGIGTILIVLQIGPLLGQAPPPGGVLGTLQNVPQLLQGIRPMESALALLTLAVLWFTPERVKRLIPSQLFALIVGTILSLVAFQGVELRRIGAISSSLPALTLPSLSPDVLQLVLINAALLGMLGSIDCLLTCLVSDSLTRTEHRSNKELVGQGVANIAAGLFGALPGSGATTATVVNIQAGGRTGLSGVLRAVILALLILAGSGLAAQIPLAVLAAIVFKVGIDIVDWGFLARVPRLSGKGALITYVVIALTVLVDLMVAVGVGIFIANIITIDKMSAMQTRGVRLVSTGDDAAELSDPERQLLTAGAGQVLLFQLNGSMIFGVAKAINREHNAIGDCRAVIFDLSEVVHLGLTAALAIENAVEEAVEAGRNVYVVGARGTTLRRLEQLKLYEQLPRDHIDLTRHQALSHAVEALAPAAQAVP, from the coding sequence ATGGCACCCAAGGCCGGCCGGATCCTGAACCACATCGGCCGCCACAACATCCGCGGGGATTTCTTCGGGGGGCTCACCGCCGCCGTGATCGCGCTGCCGATGGCCCTGGCCTTCGGTGTGGCTTCCGGCGCCGGGGCGGCGGCGGGGCTGTGGTCGGCCGCGATCATCGGCCTGGTCACGGCGCTGTTCGGCGGCACGCCGGCCCTGATCTCCGAGCCCACCGGCCCGATGACGGTGGTGTTCACCGCCGTGCTGGCGAGCCTCACCACCCGGTTGGACAACCCCGCCGAAGCCCTGGCGGTGGCCTTCACCGTGGTGATGCTCTCGGGGGTGTTCCAGATCCTCTACGGGGTGTTCCGGCTGGGCCGCTACATCACCCAGATGCCCTACACGGTGATCTCGGGCTTCATGAGCGGCATCGGCACGATCCTGATCGTGCTGCAGATCGGCCCCCTGCTGGGCCAGGCTCCGCCCCCCGGCGGTGTGCTGGGCACGCTGCAGAACGTGCCCCAGCTGCTGCAGGGGATCCGGCCGATGGAGTCGGCCCTGGCCCTGCTCACCCTGGCGGTGCTGTGGTTCACGCCGGAGCGGGTCAAGCGGCTGATCCCCTCCCAGCTGTTCGCCCTGATCGTGGGCACGATCCTCTCGCTGGTGGCCTTTCAGGGCGTGGAGCTGCGCCGCATCGGGGCGATCTCCAGCAGCCTGCCGGCGCTCACCCTGCCCTCCCTCTCCCCGGATGTGCTGCAGCTGGTGCTGATCAATGCGGCCCTGCTCGGCATGCTCGGCTCGATCGACTGCCTGCTCACCTGCCTGGTGTCCGACAGCCTCACCCGCACCGAGCACAGGTCGAACAAGGAGCTGGTGGGGCAGGGGGTGGCCAACATCGCCGCCGGTCTGTTCGGCGCCCTGCCCGGATCCGGGGCCACCACCGCCACGGTGGTGAACATCCAGGCGGGGGGGCGCACCGGGCTCTCGGGGGTGCTGCGGGCGGTGATCCTGGCCCTGCTGATCCTGGCGGGGTCGGGGCTGGCGGCCCAGATTCCCCTGGCCGTGCTGGCGGCGATCGTGTTCAAGGTGGGGATCGACATCGTGGACTGGGGCTTCCTGGCACGGGTGCCCCGGCTCTCCGGCAAGGGGGCCCTGATCACCTACGTGGTGATCGCCCTCACGGTGCTGGTGGATCTGATGGTGGCCGTGGGGGTGGGCATCTTCATCGCCAACATCATCACGATCGACAAGATGAGCGCGATGCAGACCCGGGGCGTGCGGCTGGTGAGCACCGGCGACGACGCGGCCGAGCTGAGCGATCCCGAGCGGCAGCTGCTCACTGCCGGCGCCGGCCAGGTGCTGCTGTTCCAGCTGAACGGCTCGATGATCTTCGGGGTGGCCAAGGCGATCAACCGGGAGCACAACGCCATCGGCGACTGCAGGGCCGTGATCTTCGACCTCAGTGAAGTGGTGCATCTGGGCCTCACGGCGGCCCTGGCGATCGAGAACGCCGTGGAGGAAGCGGTGGAAGCCGGCCGCAACGTCTATGTGGTGGGGGCCCGGGGCACCACCCTGCGGCGGCTGGAGCAGCTCAAGCTCTACGAACAGCTGCCGCGCGATCACATCGATCTCACCCGCCACCAGGCCCTCAGCCATGCCGTGGAGGCCCTGGCCCCGGCAGCTCAGGCAGTGCCGTGA
- a CDS encoding serine hydrolase — translation MDQAEAQQAEFRGGCRLRSPAAGQGEASGLRRRLPWPLALGLALVLASGGALAAEPVAAERRGTAQAAKGEQAGRLALALERLPELVQAAMARSGVPGLAVVVVHNDSTVVLQGHGTRRLGSGLAVDGDTVFQLASLSKPIASTVIAALVGDGTVGWDTPVMDQLPEVAIGGRSLGARVTLRDLLAHRSGLPDHAGDDLEDLGFDRATVLERLSLLDTGNRFRAAYAYTNFGFTAAGEAAARAAGSSWETLSAERLYQPLGMASTSSRHGDYLARSNRADLHQRLNGRWQVSGGRQPDAQSPAGGVSASARDLARWMRLQLNGGRFEGRQLVAAAALAETHRPQMISVPPADSARDPARTYGLGWNVGFTPPDQVRLSHSGAFALGAATAVSLIPSQGLGIAVLTNGTPMGVPEEVIAGFLDLVEHGQVQRDYAALLVPAFAALMKPDYPIVTAPPAAPDLPLERYAGTYANPYLGAVEVAPEGDALVIRLGPERRSAALTPLGQHRFSYVPVGENAGGPSAVSFRIGSGGRSEAVVIDNLNGEGMGSLRRVGPP, via the coding sequence GTGGACCAGGCCGAAGCGCAACAGGCCGAGTTCAGGGGCGGGTGCCGGCTGAGGTCCCCGGCGGCGGGGCAGGGGGAAGCATCGGGCCTGCGGCGGCGCCTGCCCTGGCCCCTGGCCCTGGGCCTGGCGCTGGTGCTGGCCTCGGGGGGCGCTCTGGCCGCGGAGCCCGTTGCAGCAGAGCGGCGCGGCACGGCCCAGGCCGCCAAGGGCGAGCAGGCCGGGCGCCTGGCCCTGGCCCTGGAACGGCTGCCGGAGCTGGTGCAGGCCGCCATGGCCCGCAGCGGCGTGCCGGGCCTGGCGGTGGTGGTGGTGCACAACGACAGCACCGTGGTGTTGCAGGGCCATGGCACCCGCCGGCTCGGCAGCGGTCTGGCGGTGGATGGCGACACGGTGTTCCAGCTCGCCTCCCTCTCCAAGCCGATCGCCTCCACGGTGATCGCCGCCCTGGTGGGCGATGGCACCGTGGGCTGGGACACGCCGGTGATGGACCAGCTGCCGGAGGTGGCGATCGGCGGCCGCAGCCTCGGAGCGCGGGTGACCCTGCGGGATCTGCTCGCCCACCGCAGCGGCCTGCCGGACCATGCGGGCGATGACCTCGAAGACCTCGGGTTCGATCGCGCCACGGTGCTGGAGCGCCTGAGCCTGCTGGATACGGGCAACCGCTTCCGGGCGGCCTACGCCTACACCAACTTCGGCTTCACGGCCGCCGGCGAAGCGGCGGCACGGGCCGCCGGCAGCAGCTGGGAGACCCTGTCCGCCGAGCGGCTCTACCAGCCCCTCGGCATGGCCAGCACCAGCTCCCGCCATGGCGACTACCTGGCCAGGAGCAACCGGGCCGATCTGCACCAGCGGCTGAACGGCCGCTGGCAGGTAAGCGGCGGCCGCCAGCCCGATGCCCAGTCGCCCGCCGGCGGGGTGAGCGCCTCGGCCCGGGACCTGGCCCGCTGGATGCGGCTGCAGCTCAACGGCGGCCGCTTCGAGGGTCGCCAGCTGGTGGCGGCGGCGGCGCTGGCGGAAACCCACCGGCCCCAGATGATCAGCGTGCCCCCGGCCGATTCGGCGCGGGATCCGGCCCGCACCTACGGCCTGGGCTGGAACGTGGGCTTCACGCCCCCGGATCAGGTGCGCCTGAGCCACTCCGGGGCCTTCGCCCTCGGGGCCGCCACGGCCGTGAGCCTCATCCCCTCCCAGGGGCTGGGCATCGCCGTGCTCACCAACGGCACCCCGATGGGCGTGCCGGAGGAGGTGATCGCTGGGTTCCTCGATCTGGTGGAACACGGCCAGGTGCAGCGCGACTACGCCGCCCTGCTGGTTCCGGCCTTCGCGGCCCTGATGAAGCCCGACTACCCGATCGTCACCGCACCCCCCGCCGCCCCTGACCTCCCCCTCGAGCGCTATGCCGGCACCTACGCCAACCCCTACCTGGGGGCGGTGGAGGTGGCTCCGGAGGGGGACGCCCTGGTGATCCGCCTCGGCCCCGAGCGGCGCAGCGCGGCGCTCACCCCTTTGGGCCAGCACCGGTTCTCCTACGTTCCAGTGGGCGAGAACGCCGGAGGTCCGAGTGCCGTCAGCTTCCGGATCGGCTCCGGCGGCCGCAGCGAGGCGGTGGTGATCGACAACCTCAACGGGGAGGGCATGGGCAGCCTGCGGCGGGTGGGTCCACCCTGA
- a CDS encoding class I SAM-dependent methyltransferase, producing the protein MDVVRLGPMQFDRVLSFGRTGEELLAMFGLDPQEVGGLQVLDCPGGPGSLSCLLRRLGAAPTAVDPSYGLSAHDLEARTLEDIARVAAQQPGDPTFRDDFDREGYFRAKQEAFRQFQADRQEHPQNYLAAALPRLPFADQSFDLVLSGSLLFAYAPVGDGGLLQGAGLDLDWHAAALQELLRVCRRELRVYPAHTLQGGAARIHPYVAPLLEQLPPGWNHGQFPTRYDQGIQGEVVGLRLWRAAAGSGAHGTA; encoded by the coding sequence ATGGACGTTGTGCGCCTCGGGCCGATGCAGTTTGACCGGGTGCTCTCGTTCGGCCGTACCGGTGAGGAGCTGCTCGCCATGTTCGGCCTCGATCCCCAGGAGGTGGGAGGACTTCAGGTGCTCGACTGCCCCGGCGGGCCGGGATCCCTGAGCTGCCTGCTGCGGCGGCTCGGTGCGGCTCCCACCGCCGTGGATCCCAGCTACGGCCTGAGCGCCCACGACCTGGAGGCCCGCACGCTGGAGGACATCGCCCGGGTGGCGGCCCAGCAGCCCGGCGACCCCACCTTCCGCGACGACTTCGATCGGGAGGGGTATTTCAGGGCCAAACAGGAGGCGTTTCGCCAGTTTCAGGCCGATCGCCAGGAGCACCCCCAGAACTACCTGGCCGCCGCCCTGCCCCGCCTTCCCTTCGCAGACCAGAGCTTCGATCTGGTGCTCAGCGGCAGCCTGCTGTTCGCCTATGCCCCAGTGGGTGATGGCGGCCTGCTGCAGGGTGCCGGCCTCGATCTGGACTGGCACGCGGCGGCACTGCAGGAGCTCCTGCGGGTCTGCCGCCGGGAGCTGCGGGTCTATCCGGCCCACACCCTGCAGGGCGGGGCGGCCCGGATTCACCCCTACGTGGCCCCGCTCCTGGAGCAGCTGCCGCCCGGCTGGAACCACGGCCAGTTCCCCACCCGCTACGACCAGGGCATCCAGGGCGAGGTGGTGGGCCTGCGGCTGTGGCGAGCGGCGGCGGGCTCAGGAGCTCACGGCACTGCCTGA
- a CDS encoding TIGR01458 family HAD-type hydrolase, translating to MLPAALFLDLNGVLYDHPGTPLPGAVATVSWARQRGLPLRFVTNTATRHHLQIQRDLAAIGVRVEPGELFTAPLAARAWIRERGLTPHCLVHPAIRGVFADLEGQSPDCVLLGDARGELTYAALNRAFRLLLDGAPLIGLGMNRRFREGGQWMLDAGAFIQGLAWAAEVEPVVMGKPSAAFFAQLVADVGLPAEQCLMVGDDAEADVAAALAAGLRGCLVRTGKYRPQDERRCAPQALVIPSLAELPGALERG from the coding sequence ATGCTTCCTGCCGCCCTGTTCCTCGACCTCAACGGTGTGCTCTACGACCACCCCGGCACTCCCCTGCCGGGGGCGGTGGCCACGGTGAGCTGGGCCCGGCAGCGGGGCCTGCCGCTGCGGTTCGTGACCAACACGGCCACCCGCCACCACCTCCAGATCCAGCGCGACCTGGCGGCCATCGGCGTCCGGGTGGAGCCGGGCGAACTGTTCACCGCCCCCCTGGCGGCCCGGGCCTGGATCCGGGAGCGGGGGCTCACGCCCCACTGCCTGGTGCATCCGGCGATCCGCGGTGTGTTCGCGGATCTCGAGGGCCAGAGCCCGGACTGCGTGCTGCTGGGGGACGCCCGCGGGGAGCTCACCTATGCCGCCCTGAACCGGGCCTTCCGGCTCCTGCTGGACGGTGCTCCCCTGATCGGTCTGGGCATGAACCGCCGCTTCCGCGAGGGAGGCCAGTGGATGCTGGATGCGGGGGCCTTCATTCAGGGCCTCGCCTGGGCGGCGGAGGTGGAGCCGGTGGTGATGGGGAAGCCCTCAGCCGCGTTCTTCGCCCAGCTGGTGGCGGATGTGGGGCTGCCGGCGGAGCAGTGCCTGATGGTGGGGGACGACGCGGAAGCCGATGTGGCCGCCGCCCTGGCGGCGGGGCTGCGCGGCTGTCTGGTGCGCACGGGGAAGTACCGGCCGCAAGACGAGCGCCGATGCGCGCCGCAGGCTCTGGTGATCCCCAGCCTTGCCGAGCTGCCCGGGGCCCTGGAGCGCGGCTGA
- a CDS encoding HAD-IC family P-type ATPase, translating into MPPAPQAPQAPPIAAAGASAVHRGAGPPAVHRGAGLGWLEPTNGLLLACALTYGLIGEWVDGAILLVFVLGISLLDAVQQRRSSRALAELARLSAPRAHVRRDGRELDLPAEQVRLGDRLRLEEGDRVAADAALLEAVGLWLDESLLTGESLPVARSSPGERILAGSLVAGGRGWAEVVAVADATELGRLGRSLAAVQPPPTRLQRQTRRLTARLTVLALGLCAVLAVVQGASSGSWPQALLAALALALALLPNEIPVVLALFLALGALRLARIGVLARWPAAVESLGSATVLAVDKTGTLTENRMGVQQLLIWPQQQQWRAGEDLGEPFHPLVELAVLASRGDPVDAMERAIQRLAGEALAGTEHLHPDWPLEREYPLQSDLLVFSRLWQDGQGGLRLAAKGAPEAIADLCHLEAGPAAALLGAADGLARQGLRVLAVARGLDGVPLHGGEPPARGDALPDHVHGYLFEPVGLVGLADPLRSDVPAAIATARAAGVRVVMITGDSPVTARSIADQAGLPPGPVLSGPELEALTPGALARSIREVPVFARVMPRQKLQLVRALQAAGEVVAMTGDGVNDAPALKAADIGVAMGRRGTAVAREAADLVLLRDTFGDLVAALKLGRRVEANLHRALGYTLAIHLPIAGLSLLPLLLPGHPLLLLPVHIALLHLVIDPACTVVFEALPAAPDLMRQPPRPPEAPLFGAGTWRRSLAQGAVLLAAALVLAFWPEASVETRRSLVFSLLLLGGGGLVWLNGDRRSAITAAGAGLGLGLWLLLAVSWIRHGLSLAPLAPAEVVTVLCTSLLALGLAAVFSAGADIQRPGRLFP; encoded by the coding sequence ATGCCACCAGCGCCACAAGCTCCACAGGCGCCGCCGATCGCCGCCGCCGGCGCTTCCGCAGTCCACCGGGGCGCCGGCCCGCCGGCGGTGCACCGGGGCGCGGGCCTGGGCTGGCTCGAGCCCACCAACGGGCTGCTGCTGGCCTGTGCCCTGACCTACGGCCTGATCGGCGAATGGGTGGATGGCGCCATCCTGCTGGTGTTCGTGCTGGGCATCAGCCTCCTCGATGCCGTGCAGCAGCGGCGCAGCAGCCGCGCCCTGGCGGAGCTGGCCCGCCTGTCCGCGCCCCGGGCCCACGTGCGGCGCGACGGTCGGGAGCTGGACCTGCCGGCCGAGCAGGTGCGGCTGGGCGACCGGCTGCGCCTGGAGGAAGGCGACCGGGTGGCGGCCGACGCCGCCCTGCTGGAGGCGGTGGGCCTGTGGCTGGACGAATCCCTGCTCACCGGTGAATCCCTGCCGGTGGCCCGCTCCAGCCCTGGAGAGCGGATCCTGGCGGGCTCGCTGGTGGCCGGCGGCCGGGGCTGGGCGGAGGTGGTGGCCGTGGCCGACGCCACCGAGCTGGGCCGGCTCGGCCGCAGCCTGGCCGCCGTGCAGCCGCCGCCCACCCGGCTGCAGCGCCAGACCCGCCGCCTCACCGCGCGCCTCACCGTGCTGGCCCTGGGCCTCTGCGCGGTGCTGGCCGTGGTGCAGGGGGCCAGCAGCGGCAGCTGGCCCCAGGCCCTGCTGGCCGCCCTGGCGCTGGCGCTGGCGCTGCTGCCCAACGAGATCCCCGTGGTGCTGGCCCTGTTCCTGGCCCTCGGGGCCCTGCGCCTGGCCCGGATCGGGGTGCTGGCCCGCTGGCCCGCGGCGGTGGAGAGCCTGGGCAGCGCCACCGTGCTCGCCGTGGACAAGACCGGCACCCTCACCGAGAACCGCATGGGGGTGCAGCAGCTGCTCATCTGGCCGCAGCAGCAGCAGTGGCGGGCGGGGGAGGACCTGGGGGAGCCCTTTCACCCCCTGGTGGAACTGGCGGTGCTGGCCAGTCGCGGCGATCCGGTGGATGCGATGGAACGGGCGATCCAGCGCCTCGCCGGCGAGGCGCTCGCCGGCACCGAGCACCTCCATCCCGACTGGCCCCTGGAGCGTGAGTACCCGCTGCAGAGCGACCTGCTGGTGTTCTCCCGGCTCTGGCAGGACGGGCAGGGGGGCCTGCGGCTGGCCGCCAAGGGAGCGCCCGAGGCGATCGCCGATCTGTGCCACCTCGAGGCCGGCCCCGCCGCCGCCCTGCTTGGTGCCGCCGATGGCCTCGCCCGCCAGGGGCTGCGGGTGCTGGCCGTGGCCCGTGGACTGGATGGCGTGCCGCTGCACGGGGGAGAGCCGCCGGCCCGCGGCGATGCCCTGCCGGATCACGTGCACGGCTACCTGTTCGAGCCTGTGGGCTTGGTGGGCCTGGCCGACCCCCTGCGCTCCGACGTGCCGGCGGCGATCGCCACGGCGCGGGCCGCCGGGGTGCGGGTGGTGATGATCACCGGGGACAGCCCGGTGACCGCCCGCTCGATCGCCGATCAGGCGGGCCTGCCGCCGGGACCGGTGCTCTCCGGTCCTGAGCTGGAGGCCCTCACCCCCGGGGCGCTGGCGCGCTCGATCCGGGAGGTGCCGGTGTTCGCCCGGGTGATGCCCCGGCAGAAGCTGCAGCTGGTGCGGGCGCTGCAGGCCGCCGGGGAGGTGGTGGCGATGACCGGCGATGGCGTCAATGACGCCCCGGCCCTCAAGGCCGCCGACATCGGCGTGGCCATGGGCCGGCGCGGCACCGCCGTGGCCCGGGAGGCGGCCGATCTGGTGCTGCTGCGCGACACCTTCGGCGATCTGGTGGCCGCGCTGAAACTGGGCCGGCGCGTGGAGGCCAACCTGCACCGGGCCCTGGGCTACACCCTGGCCATCCATCTGCCGATCGCGGGGCTCAGCCTCCTGCCCCTGCTGCTGCCGGGCCATCCCCTGCTCCTGCTGCCGGTGCACATCGCCCTGCTGCATCTGGTGATCGACCCGGCCTGCACGGTGGTGTTCGAAGCCCTGCCGGCAGCGCCGGACCTGATGCGTCAGCCCCCCCGCCCGCCGGAGGCCCCCCTGTTCGGTGCCGGCACCTGGCGCCGCTCCCTCGCCCAGGGAGCCGTGCTGCTGGCGGCCGCCCTGGTGCTGGCCTTCTGGCCGGAGGCGAGCGTGGAAACGCGCCGCAGCCTGGTGTTCTCCCTGCTGCTGCTCGGTGGCGGGGGGCTGGTGTGGCTGAACGGCGATCGCCGCAGCGCCATCACCGCCGCCGGCGCCGGCCTCGGCCTGGGGCTGTGGCTGCTGCTGGCCGTCTCCTGGATCCGCCACGGCCTCAGCCTGGCCCCGTTGGCGCCGGCCGAGGTGGTTACGGTGCTCTGCACTTCCCTCCTGGCCCTGGGGCTGGCGGCTGTGTTCAGCGCCGGGGCGGATATCCAGCGCCCGGGCCGCCTCTTCCCGTGA